The following proteins come from a genomic window of Lytechinus pictus isolate F3 Inbred chromosome 1, Lp3.0, whole genome shotgun sequence:
- the LOC129254767 gene encoding O-acyltransferase like protein-like isoform X3 produces the protein MNIMDNDRVLIEYLENIQLEIEYLWKRATHRPKSTFSDDNVYIFEGENDDEWQISATCVEDVVQYYRDLINGVYYADRMRSSSGRIPRDALFTGTLKDLGNIWLCTSTLKNDTSNVPQFNGKYCPLGIQDTGIILGRCWPDSCSETDVNSISSLFWSEVVKVEPFLHFDCQERRPWTTADIGFTATMCFFALMVCLGSFYEVFIQNLILDKLKRGEKRDKIPMTYGHNDTDPKESHIQTNSDFGKVFVDSRSSEDMDRQGEVEITRVTGGDMKGDSLINKGFQSESETTAPVEKLSFNGGMDLNLSERHSGDKKPMKRYNNWAILNAIMMSFSIVNNCKKLLSARKSNNNMAIVNGLRVLSIFWVMLCHSILYMSTYRTGNPLQTVDVIVDHMSFNAVTSGSYSVDTFFVLSGYLVGYMTLKKIHDKTLRGAGSWAIFYFHRWWRLTPVYMAAMGIWALWWPHFGDGRSVMADETYDFYQGWCRKQWWTHPLYINNIYPWPNVYNNSCMRWSWYLACDMQFFIISPIILSVLYKNSKAGMALVTTVLLVSLGSLFSVSWYYGYPINDQPPYNNHVPDPPDADVIYAKPYTRIPPYIAGLILGYFIFKLKGEKVKLSKYLVVTGWILTLASLFAVVYGTWSGNSDRYVPQIESVIYLTFSRIGWGVAICWIIFACLQGYGGPVGVFLEWTLWIPLARLSYCIYLVHPIVMYSVILTQQTLFHFTYVTISYLYVGNVMFSSVAALILSLLVEGPFMGLEKVMFGKFKRRSIDGS, from the exons ATGAACATCATGGACAACGATCGGGTATTAATTGAG tACCTGGAGAATATTCAATTAGAGATAGAATATCTTTGGAAACGAGCCACACATCGCCCAAAGAGCACTTTCTCTGatgataatgtatatatattcgaAGGGGAGAATGATGACGAATGGCAGATTTCAGCGACATGTGTGGAAGACGTCGTCCAATACTACAGGGATCTCATCAACGGAGTTTATTACGCTGACAGAA TGAGATCATCTTCTGGTCGGATTCCACGTGATGCTCTGTTCACTGGGACGCTAAAGGATCTGGGAAACATCTGGCTATGTACTTCAACTTTGAAAAATGATACCTCAAATGTGCCGCAGTTCAACGGAAAATATTGCCCTTTAGGGATTCAAGACACT GGTATCATTTTGGGACGATGCTGGCCTGACAGCTGCTCAGAAACTGATGTGAATTCTATTTCATCATTAT TTTGGAGTGAGGTTGTAAAGGTCGAACCTTTTCTGCATTTCGATTGCCAAGAAAGAAGGCCTTGGACCACGGCTGATATTGGATTCAC TGCCACTATGTGTTTCTTTGCTTTGATGGTGTGTCTGGGATCCTTCTATGAGGTCTTTATCCAAAACCTAATCCTGGATAAACTAAAACGAGGCGAAAAACGGGACAAGATACCAATGACCTACGGCCACAATGATACAGATCCGAAGGAAAGTCATATCCAAACCAACTCTGATTTCGGTAAAGTGTTCGTAGACTCCAGATCATCAGAGGACATGGACAGACAGGGTGAAGTCGAGATTACCAGAGTAACGGGAGGAGATATGAAAGGAGATTCCTTGATCAATAAGGGATTCCAATCAGAAAGCGAGACAACAGCACCTGTGGAGAAATTATCATTTAATGGTGGCATGGATTTGAATTTATCGGAAAGACATTCTGGTGATAAAAAACCAATGAAACGATACAATAATTGGG CTATTCTGAACGCTATAATGATGTCGTTTTCCATTGTGAATAACTGCAAGAAACTTCTCAGTGCTAGGAAGTCAAATAACAACATGGCGATCGTCAACGGACTTAGGGTACTCAGTATATTTTGGGTTATGCTGTGCCATTCAATTCTATACATGTCAACTTATCGGACTG GGAACCCACTGCAGACGGTGGATGTGATTGTCGATCACATGTCATTCAATGCTGTTACATCGGGCTCCTATTCTGTGGATACTTTTTTTGTTCTTAG CGGATATTTAGTCGGTTACATGACGTTGAAGAAAATACATGACAAGACGTTGAGAGGTGCTGGTAGTTGGGCCATATTTTACTTTCACCGCTGGTGGCGTCTCACCCCTGTCTACATGGCAGCCATGGGTATATGGGCATTATGGTGGCCCCACTTCGGGGATGGCCGAAGCGTGATGGCTGACGAGACTTATGACTTCTATCAAGGATGGTGCCGTAAACAGTGGTGGACTCATCCACTTTATATCAACAACATCTACCCTTGGCCTAACGTCTATAACAATTCG TGTATGCGGTGGTCCTGGTATCTTGCATGTGACATGCAATTCTTCATTATCAGCCCAATCATCCTAAGCGTTCTTTACAA GAATTCCAAAGCAGGTATGGCACTTGTTACAACCGTGTTGTTGGTGTCTCTCGGATCGTTGTTTAGTGTATCTTGGTATTACGGATATCCGATCAATGACCAACC TCCTTATAATAATCACGTACCCGATCCACCGGATGCCGATGTCATTTACGCCAAACCATACACGAGAATCCCTCCATATATAGCCGGATTAATATTgggatatttcatttttaaactgaAAGGCGAGAAAGTAAAATTGTCAAAG tATCTTGTAGTGACTGGATGGATTCTCACCCTTGCTTCCCTATTTGCCGTTGTCTATGGGACGTGGTCTGGTAATTCTGACCGCTACGTACCTCAAATCGAATCAGTCATATATTTGACGTTTTCTCGCATCGGTTGGGGCGTGGCAATCTGTTGGATTATTTTCGCATGTCTGCAGGGATATGGAG GTCCTGTTGGTGTATTTTTGGAATGGACTCTCTGGATACCTCTTGCTCGTCTGAGTTACTGTATCTATCTGGTCCACCCCATTGTTATGTATAGTGTCATCCTGACGCAACAAACACTCTTCCATTTTACTTACGTCACGATA TCATACTTGTATGTTGGTAACGTGATGTTCTCTAGCGTAGCTGCTCTCATCCTCTCTCTCCTTGTGGAAGGACCCTTCATGGGACTCGAAAAAGTCATGTTCGGAAAGTTTAAGAGGAGATCGATCGATGGATCATAG
- the LOC129254767 gene encoding O-acyltransferase like protein-like isoform X1: MNFQLRLTVCTSVLILFLSAHCFVSTAGQPGPEYKDFRRSVDSSRNDLLIFKEILANRGLEYEKIMNIMDNDRVLIEYLENIQLEIEYLWKRATHRPKSTFSDDNVYIFEGENDDEWQISATCVEDVVQYYRDLINGVYYADRMRSSSGRIPRDALFTGTLKDLGNIWLCTSTLKNDTSNVPQFNGKYCPLGIQDTGIILGRCWPDSCSETDVNSISSLFWSEVVKVEPFLHFDCQERRPWTTADIGFTATMCFFALMVCLGSFYEVFIQNLILDKLKRGEKRDKIPMTYGHNDTDPKESHIQTNSDFGKVFVDSRSSEDMDRQGEVEITRVTGGDMKGDSLINKGFQSESETTAPVEKLSFNGGMDLNLSERHSGDKKPMKRYNNWAILNAIMMSFSIVNNCKKLLSARKSNNNMAIVNGLRVLSIFWVMLCHSILYMSTYRTGNPLQTVDVIVDHMSFNAVTSGSYSVDTFFVLSGYLVGYMTLKKIHDKTLRGAGSWAIFYFHRWWRLTPVYMAAMGIWALWWPHFGDGRSVMADETYDFYQGWCRKQWWTHPLYINNIYPWPNVYNNSCMRWSWYLACDMQFFIISPIILSVLYKNSKAGMALVTTVLLVSLGSLFSVSWYYGYPINDQPPYNNHVPDPPDADVIYAKPYTRIPPYIAGLILGYFIFKLKGEKVKLSKYLVVTGWILTLASLFAVVYGTWSGNSDRYVPQIESVIYLTFSRIGWGVAICWIIFACLQGYGGPVGVFLEWTLWIPLARLSYCIYLVHPIVMYSVILTQQTLFHFTYVTISYLYVGNVMFSSVAALILSLLVEGPFMGLEKVMFGKFKRRSIDGS; the protein is encoded by the exons ATGAATTTTCAATTGCGTTTGACTGTCTGCACATCTGTGTTAATTCTATTCCTTTCAGCCCACTGTTTCGTTTCAACTGCAGGGCAGCCAGGTCCGGAGTACAAAGATTTTAGGCGATCAGTTGACAGCA GCCGAAATGACCTGTTGATCTTCAAAGAAATTCTGGCAAACAGAGGTTTAGAATATGAGAAAATAATGAACATCATGGACAACGATCGGGTATTAATTGAG tACCTGGAGAATATTCAATTAGAGATAGAATATCTTTGGAAACGAGCCACACATCGCCCAAAGAGCACTTTCTCTGatgataatgtatatatattcgaAGGGGAGAATGATGACGAATGGCAGATTTCAGCGACATGTGTGGAAGACGTCGTCCAATACTACAGGGATCTCATCAACGGAGTTTATTACGCTGACAGAA TGAGATCATCTTCTGGTCGGATTCCACGTGATGCTCTGTTCACTGGGACGCTAAAGGATCTGGGAAACATCTGGCTATGTACTTCAACTTTGAAAAATGATACCTCAAATGTGCCGCAGTTCAACGGAAAATATTGCCCTTTAGGGATTCAAGACACT GGTATCATTTTGGGACGATGCTGGCCTGACAGCTGCTCAGAAACTGATGTGAATTCTATTTCATCATTAT TTTGGAGTGAGGTTGTAAAGGTCGAACCTTTTCTGCATTTCGATTGCCAAGAAAGAAGGCCTTGGACCACGGCTGATATTGGATTCAC TGCCACTATGTGTTTCTTTGCTTTGATGGTGTGTCTGGGATCCTTCTATGAGGTCTTTATCCAAAACCTAATCCTGGATAAACTAAAACGAGGCGAAAAACGGGACAAGATACCAATGACCTACGGCCACAATGATACAGATCCGAAGGAAAGTCATATCCAAACCAACTCTGATTTCGGTAAAGTGTTCGTAGACTCCAGATCATCAGAGGACATGGACAGACAGGGTGAAGTCGAGATTACCAGAGTAACGGGAGGAGATATGAAAGGAGATTCCTTGATCAATAAGGGATTCCAATCAGAAAGCGAGACAACAGCACCTGTGGAGAAATTATCATTTAATGGTGGCATGGATTTGAATTTATCGGAAAGACATTCTGGTGATAAAAAACCAATGAAACGATACAATAATTGGG CTATTCTGAACGCTATAATGATGTCGTTTTCCATTGTGAATAACTGCAAGAAACTTCTCAGTGCTAGGAAGTCAAATAACAACATGGCGATCGTCAACGGACTTAGGGTACTCAGTATATTTTGGGTTATGCTGTGCCATTCAATTCTATACATGTCAACTTATCGGACTG GGAACCCACTGCAGACGGTGGATGTGATTGTCGATCACATGTCATTCAATGCTGTTACATCGGGCTCCTATTCTGTGGATACTTTTTTTGTTCTTAG CGGATATTTAGTCGGTTACATGACGTTGAAGAAAATACATGACAAGACGTTGAGAGGTGCTGGTAGTTGGGCCATATTTTACTTTCACCGCTGGTGGCGTCTCACCCCTGTCTACATGGCAGCCATGGGTATATGGGCATTATGGTGGCCCCACTTCGGGGATGGCCGAAGCGTGATGGCTGACGAGACTTATGACTTCTATCAAGGATGGTGCCGTAAACAGTGGTGGACTCATCCACTTTATATCAACAACATCTACCCTTGGCCTAACGTCTATAACAATTCG TGTATGCGGTGGTCCTGGTATCTTGCATGTGACATGCAATTCTTCATTATCAGCCCAATCATCCTAAGCGTTCTTTACAA GAATTCCAAAGCAGGTATGGCACTTGTTACAACCGTGTTGTTGGTGTCTCTCGGATCGTTGTTTAGTGTATCTTGGTATTACGGATATCCGATCAATGACCAACC TCCTTATAATAATCACGTACCCGATCCACCGGATGCCGATGTCATTTACGCCAAACCATACACGAGAATCCCTCCATATATAGCCGGATTAATATTgggatatttcatttttaaactgaAAGGCGAGAAAGTAAAATTGTCAAAG tATCTTGTAGTGACTGGATGGATTCTCACCCTTGCTTCCCTATTTGCCGTTGTCTATGGGACGTGGTCTGGTAATTCTGACCGCTACGTACCTCAAATCGAATCAGTCATATATTTGACGTTTTCTCGCATCGGTTGGGGCGTGGCAATCTGTTGGATTATTTTCGCATGTCTGCAGGGATATGGAG GTCCTGTTGGTGTATTTTTGGAATGGACTCTCTGGATACCTCTTGCTCGTCTGAGTTACTGTATCTATCTGGTCCACCCCATTGTTATGTATAGTGTCATCCTGACGCAACAAACACTCTTCCATTTTACTTACGTCACGATA TCATACTTGTATGTTGGTAACGTGATGTTCTCTAGCGTAGCTGCTCTCATCCTCTCTCTCCTTGTGGAAGGACCCTTCATGGGACTCGAAAAAGTCATGTTCGGAAAGTTTAAGAGGAGATCGATCGATGGATCATAG
- the LOC129254767 gene encoding O-acyltransferase like protein-like isoform X2 → MNFQLRLTVCTSVLILFLSAHCFVSTAGQPGPEYKDFRRSVDSSRNDLLIFKEILANRGLEYEKIMNIMDNDRVLIEYLENIQLEIEYLWKRATHRPKSTFSDDNVYIFEGENDDEWQISATCVEDVVQYYRDLINGVYYADRMRSSSGRIPRDALFTGTLKDLGNIWLCTSTLKNDTSNVPQFNGKYCPLGIQDTGIILGRCWPDSCSETDVNSISSLFWSEVVKVEPFLHFDCQERRPWTTADIGFTATMCFFALMVCLGSFYEVFIQNLILDKLKRGEKRDKIPMTYGHNDTDPKESHIQTNSDFGKVFVDSRSSEDMDRQGEVEITRVTGGDMKGDSLINKGFQSESETTAPVEKLSFNGGMDLNLSERHSGDKKPMKRYNNWAILNAIMMSFSIVNNCKKLLSARKSNNNMAIVNGLRVLSIFWVMLCHSILYMSTYRTGNPLQTVDVIVDHMSFNAVTSGSYSVDTFFVLSGYLVGYMTLKKIHDKTLRGAGSWAIFYFHRWWRLTPVYMAAMGIWALWWPHFGDGRSVMADETYDFYQGWCRKQWWTHPLYINNIYPWPNVYNNSCMRWSWYLACDMQFFIISPIILSVLYNPYNNHVPDPPDADVIYAKPYTRIPPYIAGLILGYFIFKLKGEKVKLSKYLVVTGWILTLASLFAVVYGTWSGNSDRYVPQIESVIYLTFSRIGWGVAICWIIFACLQGYGGPVGVFLEWTLWIPLARLSYCIYLVHPIVMYSVILTQQTLFHFTYVTISYLYVGNVMFSSVAALILSLLVEGPFMGLEKVMFGKFKRRSIDGS, encoded by the exons ATGAATTTTCAATTGCGTTTGACTGTCTGCACATCTGTGTTAATTCTATTCCTTTCAGCCCACTGTTTCGTTTCAACTGCAGGGCAGCCAGGTCCGGAGTACAAAGATTTTAGGCGATCAGTTGACAGCA GCCGAAATGACCTGTTGATCTTCAAAGAAATTCTGGCAAACAGAGGTTTAGAATATGAGAAAATAATGAACATCATGGACAACGATCGGGTATTAATTGAG tACCTGGAGAATATTCAATTAGAGATAGAATATCTTTGGAAACGAGCCACACATCGCCCAAAGAGCACTTTCTCTGatgataatgtatatatattcgaAGGGGAGAATGATGACGAATGGCAGATTTCAGCGACATGTGTGGAAGACGTCGTCCAATACTACAGGGATCTCATCAACGGAGTTTATTACGCTGACAGAA TGAGATCATCTTCTGGTCGGATTCCACGTGATGCTCTGTTCACTGGGACGCTAAAGGATCTGGGAAACATCTGGCTATGTACTTCAACTTTGAAAAATGATACCTCAAATGTGCCGCAGTTCAACGGAAAATATTGCCCTTTAGGGATTCAAGACACT GGTATCATTTTGGGACGATGCTGGCCTGACAGCTGCTCAGAAACTGATGTGAATTCTATTTCATCATTAT TTTGGAGTGAGGTTGTAAAGGTCGAACCTTTTCTGCATTTCGATTGCCAAGAAAGAAGGCCTTGGACCACGGCTGATATTGGATTCAC TGCCACTATGTGTTTCTTTGCTTTGATGGTGTGTCTGGGATCCTTCTATGAGGTCTTTATCCAAAACCTAATCCTGGATAAACTAAAACGAGGCGAAAAACGGGACAAGATACCAATGACCTACGGCCACAATGATACAGATCCGAAGGAAAGTCATATCCAAACCAACTCTGATTTCGGTAAAGTGTTCGTAGACTCCAGATCATCAGAGGACATGGACAGACAGGGTGAAGTCGAGATTACCAGAGTAACGGGAGGAGATATGAAAGGAGATTCCTTGATCAATAAGGGATTCCAATCAGAAAGCGAGACAACAGCACCTGTGGAGAAATTATCATTTAATGGTGGCATGGATTTGAATTTATCGGAAAGACATTCTGGTGATAAAAAACCAATGAAACGATACAATAATTGGG CTATTCTGAACGCTATAATGATGTCGTTTTCCATTGTGAATAACTGCAAGAAACTTCTCAGTGCTAGGAAGTCAAATAACAACATGGCGATCGTCAACGGACTTAGGGTACTCAGTATATTTTGGGTTATGCTGTGCCATTCAATTCTATACATGTCAACTTATCGGACTG GGAACCCACTGCAGACGGTGGATGTGATTGTCGATCACATGTCATTCAATGCTGTTACATCGGGCTCCTATTCTGTGGATACTTTTTTTGTTCTTAG CGGATATTTAGTCGGTTACATGACGTTGAAGAAAATACATGACAAGACGTTGAGAGGTGCTGGTAGTTGGGCCATATTTTACTTTCACCGCTGGTGGCGTCTCACCCCTGTCTACATGGCAGCCATGGGTATATGGGCATTATGGTGGCCCCACTTCGGGGATGGCCGAAGCGTGATGGCTGACGAGACTTATGACTTCTATCAAGGATGGTGCCGTAAACAGTGGTGGACTCATCCACTTTATATCAACAACATCTACCCTTGGCCTAACGTCTATAACAATTCG TGTATGCGGTGGTCCTGGTATCTTGCATGTGACATGCAATTCTTCATTATCAGCCCAATCATCCTAAGCGTTCTTTACAA TCCTTATAATAATCACGTACCCGATCCACCGGATGCCGATGTCATTTACGCCAAACCATACACGAGAATCCCTCCATATATAGCCGGATTAATATTgggatatttcatttttaaactgaAAGGCGAGAAAGTAAAATTGTCAAAG tATCTTGTAGTGACTGGATGGATTCTCACCCTTGCTTCCCTATTTGCCGTTGTCTATGGGACGTGGTCTGGTAATTCTGACCGCTACGTACCTCAAATCGAATCAGTCATATATTTGACGTTTTCTCGCATCGGTTGGGGCGTGGCAATCTGTTGGATTATTTTCGCATGTCTGCAGGGATATGGAG GTCCTGTTGGTGTATTTTTGGAATGGACTCTCTGGATACCTCTTGCTCGTCTGAGTTACTGTATCTATCTGGTCCACCCCATTGTTATGTATAGTGTCATCCTGACGCAACAAACACTCTTCCATTTTACTTACGTCACGATA TCATACTTGTATGTTGGTAACGTGATGTTCTCTAGCGTAGCTGCTCTCATCCTCTCTCTCCTTGTGGAAGGACCCTTCATGGGACTCGAAAAAGTCATGTTCGGAAAGTTTAAGAGGAGATCGATCGATGGATCATAG
- the LOC129254767 gene encoding O-acyltransferase like protein-like isoform X4, with the protein MNIMDNDRVLIEYLENIQLEIEYLWKRATHRPKSTFSDDNVYIFEGENDDEWQISATCVEDVVQYYRDLINGVYYADRMRSSSGRIPRDALFTGTLKDLGNIWLCTSTLKNDTSNVPQFNGKYCPLGIQDTGIILGRCWPDSCSETDVNSISSLFWSEVVKVEPFLHFDCQERRPWTTADIGFTATMCFFALMVCLGSFYEVFIQNLILDKLKRGEKRDKIPMTYGHNDTDPKESHIQTNSDFGKVFVDSRSSEDMDRQGEVEITRVTGGDMKGDSLINKGFQSESETTAPVEKLSFNGGMDLNLSERHSGDKKPMKRYNNWAILNAIMMSFSIVNNCKKLLSARKSNNNMAIVNGLRVLSIFWVMLCHSILYMSTYRTGNPLQTVDVIVDHMSFNAVTSGSYSVDTFFVLSGYLVGYMTLKKIHDKTLRGAGSWAIFYFHRWWRLTPVYMAAMGIWALWWPHFGDGRSVMADETYDFYQGWCRKQWWTHPLYINNIYPWPNVYNNSCMRWSWYLACDMQFFIISPIILSVLYNPYNNHVPDPPDADVIYAKPYTRIPPYIAGLILGYFIFKLKGEKVKLSKYLVVTGWILTLASLFAVVYGTWSGNSDRYVPQIESVIYLTFSRIGWGVAICWIIFACLQGYGGPVGVFLEWTLWIPLARLSYCIYLVHPIVMYSVILTQQTLFHFTYVTISYLYVGNVMFSSVAALILSLLVEGPFMGLEKVMFGKFKRRSIDGS; encoded by the exons ATGAACATCATGGACAACGATCGGGTATTAATTGAG tACCTGGAGAATATTCAATTAGAGATAGAATATCTTTGGAAACGAGCCACACATCGCCCAAAGAGCACTTTCTCTGatgataatgtatatatattcgaAGGGGAGAATGATGACGAATGGCAGATTTCAGCGACATGTGTGGAAGACGTCGTCCAATACTACAGGGATCTCATCAACGGAGTTTATTACGCTGACAGAA TGAGATCATCTTCTGGTCGGATTCCACGTGATGCTCTGTTCACTGGGACGCTAAAGGATCTGGGAAACATCTGGCTATGTACTTCAACTTTGAAAAATGATACCTCAAATGTGCCGCAGTTCAACGGAAAATATTGCCCTTTAGGGATTCAAGACACT GGTATCATTTTGGGACGATGCTGGCCTGACAGCTGCTCAGAAACTGATGTGAATTCTATTTCATCATTAT TTTGGAGTGAGGTTGTAAAGGTCGAACCTTTTCTGCATTTCGATTGCCAAGAAAGAAGGCCTTGGACCACGGCTGATATTGGATTCAC TGCCACTATGTGTTTCTTTGCTTTGATGGTGTGTCTGGGATCCTTCTATGAGGTCTTTATCCAAAACCTAATCCTGGATAAACTAAAACGAGGCGAAAAACGGGACAAGATACCAATGACCTACGGCCACAATGATACAGATCCGAAGGAAAGTCATATCCAAACCAACTCTGATTTCGGTAAAGTGTTCGTAGACTCCAGATCATCAGAGGACATGGACAGACAGGGTGAAGTCGAGATTACCAGAGTAACGGGAGGAGATATGAAAGGAGATTCCTTGATCAATAAGGGATTCCAATCAGAAAGCGAGACAACAGCACCTGTGGAGAAATTATCATTTAATGGTGGCATGGATTTGAATTTATCGGAAAGACATTCTGGTGATAAAAAACCAATGAAACGATACAATAATTGGG CTATTCTGAACGCTATAATGATGTCGTTTTCCATTGTGAATAACTGCAAGAAACTTCTCAGTGCTAGGAAGTCAAATAACAACATGGCGATCGTCAACGGACTTAGGGTACTCAGTATATTTTGGGTTATGCTGTGCCATTCAATTCTATACATGTCAACTTATCGGACTG GGAACCCACTGCAGACGGTGGATGTGATTGTCGATCACATGTCATTCAATGCTGTTACATCGGGCTCCTATTCTGTGGATACTTTTTTTGTTCTTAG CGGATATTTAGTCGGTTACATGACGTTGAAGAAAATACATGACAAGACGTTGAGAGGTGCTGGTAGTTGGGCCATATTTTACTTTCACCGCTGGTGGCGTCTCACCCCTGTCTACATGGCAGCCATGGGTATATGGGCATTATGGTGGCCCCACTTCGGGGATGGCCGAAGCGTGATGGCTGACGAGACTTATGACTTCTATCAAGGATGGTGCCGTAAACAGTGGTGGACTCATCCACTTTATATCAACAACATCTACCCTTGGCCTAACGTCTATAACAATTCG TGTATGCGGTGGTCCTGGTATCTTGCATGTGACATGCAATTCTTCATTATCAGCCCAATCATCCTAAGCGTTCTTTACAA TCCTTATAATAATCACGTACCCGATCCACCGGATGCCGATGTCATTTACGCCAAACCATACACGAGAATCCCTCCATATATAGCCGGATTAATATTgggatatttcatttttaaactgaAAGGCGAGAAAGTAAAATTGTCAAAG tATCTTGTAGTGACTGGATGGATTCTCACCCTTGCTTCCCTATTTGCCGTTGTCTATGGGACGTGGTCTGGTAATTCTGACCGCTACGTACCTCAAATCGAATCAGTCATATATTTGACGTTTTCTCGCATCGGTTGGGGCGTGGCAATCTGTTGGATTATTTTCGCATGTCTGCAGGGATATGGAG GTCCTGTTGGTGTATTTTTGGAATGGACTCTCTGGATACCTCTTGCTCGTCTGAGTTACTGTATCTATCTGGTCCACCCCATTGTTATGTATAGTGTCATCCTGACGCAACAAACACTCTTCCATTTTACTTACGTCACGATA TCATACTTGTATGTTGGTAACGTGATGTTCTCTAGCGTAGCTGCTCTCATCCTCTCTCTCCTTGTGGAAGGACCCTTCATGGGACTCGAAAAAGTCATGTTCGGAAAGTTTAAGAGGAGATCGATCGATGGATCATAG